Proteins from a single region of Rhipicephalus sanguineus isolate Rsan-2018 chromosome 5, BIME_Rsan_1.4, whole genome shotgun sequence:
- the LOC119395131 gene encoding uncharacterized protein LOC119395131, giving the protein MLGIRNLSSHKLDPSEIRLLSRGLNFNVGYRPSLERMTCAVEQAVRLVDPPLRDAARSRAIGVLSKLSSSKTDMLLVAEKTSLRRLQQNKDIVILPADKGYATVILDRSDYVSKMTSLLEDEATYAKVSRDPTKKIESELQKLLTEMFKLVPPESKYLYYKLLCHNGSAPAVYGLPKVHKPEVPLRPIVDFTRSPLYELSGYLHRVLRPLVGNTPTYVRDSAHFIEILGGVTVDDDEVMVSFDVKSMFTCVTVDYTVRCCKVLLDNDASLPSRTPFEMEDLCRQLEFCMKNMYFIYNGHFYKQQFGTAMGASVSVACANIAF; this is encoded by the coding sequence TCAGCCGTGGCCTGAACTTCAACGTGGGTTACCGACCCAGCCTCGAAAGAATGACGTGTGCTGTAGAGCAAGCGGTGCGACTTGTTGACCCCCCTCTACGAGACGCGGCACGGTCACGCGCCATCGGGGTACTCTCGAAGCTGTCAAGCTCTAAGACTGACATGCTACTCGTTGCTGAGAAGACATCGTTGCGAAGACTTCAGCAGAATAAGGACATAGTTATCCTACCCGCAGATAAAGGGTACGCTACGGTTATTCTTGACCGCTCGGACTACGTCTCCAAGATGACGTCGTTGCTCGAAGATGAAGCGACCTATGCTAAGGTGAGCCGGGACCCAACGAAGAAGATAGAGTCAGAGCTTCAGAAGCTACTCACGGAGATGTTCAAACTTGTGCCACCAGAAAGCAAGTACTTGTACTACAAGTTACTTTGCCATAATGGGTCGGCACCTGCAGTCTACGGTTTACCGAAGGTCCACAAGCCCGAGGTCCCCCTCCGACCAATCGTTGACTTCACGCGTTCTCCGTTGTACGAATTATCCGGCTATCTTCACCGCGTCCTGCGCCCCTTGGTTGGAAACACACCTACCTATGTGAGGGATTCCGCACATTTCATTGAAATTCTTGGAGGTGTCACCGTCGACGACGACGAGGTGATGGTGTCCTTTGACGTTAAGTCAATGTTTACATGCGTAACCGTCGATTACACGGTCCGGTGTTGCAAGGTCCTACTCGACAATGATGCATCTCTGCCTTCACGTACGCCCTTTGAGATGGAGGACCTATGCCGGCAGCTGGAATTCTGCATGAAAAACATGTATTTTATTTACAACGGACATTTTTACAAGCAGCAGTTCGGAACAGCAATGGGGGCTTCTGTGTCTGTGGCCTGTGCAAACATCGCCTTCTAA